Within the Pagrus major chromosome 4, Pma_NU_1.0 genome, the region CAAAGCGCTGTCAGTTCAATTCTCAGCAAACAGCAAAGCTAATTCAAACTGAATCATTTCTAACCAGATTCCTCAAATTACTCATTTTGAATCACTGCAACTGATTTGAAGTCGACACTATAAGGGGCTGCATATTAGATCACAGTTCTTCAGATATAGCTAGTCTGGGCGTCAATAATCACAACAAAGCTATGTAAGATCCTGACAGGACCGAATATTATTTTAGtcaaatgtataatttaatGCAGAATGCAGAGTTTGACAATGTCTGAGGAGAAGCtaatttttaatgttattgaaATTTAGTGTTAAATTAAGCGGTAATATGAAAACGAGCCACTGGATTCATTTTCAGATGCAGGTACAGGTTTACAGTTTGCAGTTTCCATTTGCACATCTAGTTGCACTTTCACAAACCTCTCAGTAGACAGTTGCAAACATCAGCTTACACATTGTTCAATATGATTTCAATTCTGATTTTCCATAGAGACTACTATCACATTTGGCACAGTGGTATCAGTAATAAATCAGGGCTAATGTACAAGGAGACGTTCATTAAGGCACCAGACCTTGACTGAGAAGCATAAAGTTCCCCCTGCATCATAATTACAACACAGCCATTAACTAAAGACATGAATCCTCTGTTATTAAATATTGATTAGCAAACTGAAATAAAGAACATGACATTATAGAGCTGCTTTTTAACTATGTTTTAAAAACTGTAGTCAAACTCTAATTTGGATTCCAGAGACAATAAGAACAGATTAAGAAACTAATTTAGCACATATTCAGAAGTAGTGAACACACTGATATCAACTCACTTGTATGGATTCTGTCTCAGGGAGACGGATTGTCTGAGTTTCCTCTGGTGGAATGTCAGGCTCGTCCTCTCTGCTGTGGTCAGTCCCAGGAAGGCAATCTGCTCCGACACAAAGGAAACACATCCGTCACCACATGTACAGAGAAGACACTCATTGTGTGTATAAATGCATCAGAGCGGTCGACTGCAAACACACTGAGATTTCATGCAGTGGCTCAACAGGTTTGGCCTTTCCTGCCACTTCAACCCAAACCTCACGGAAGATAAGTTGgtgtatttccatttaattGGACAGTAAAGGATACTGGGGAAAAAATACTGAGAGAATCACTGATCCTGGTTTTGATTCTGATAATTGATACTGAAAGCTCATATTGATTGGTTTTCAATTTAGAATCGTGACACCccaaattataatataatggttttatattattttacatttgcagaaatatatatatatatatatatatatatatatatatatatatagatagatagtatataaaataaatatgtaatataacacacacacacaaaaagtctATTACATTTATGAAGACAATTAGATAATTCTATTTAAGCTTATTCTGAGGTTTCTCTTCATTCGGAGTATGGTTTTAAGACAGACAACAAGTTGTGAACAAGCAGCGAGTCACCTGGTAGAGCTGTATCACCAGGACCGAGCCAGACCAGCAGGTGTGATAGAAGGCCAGCAGGAAGATGCTGAGCAGCCATGGAGAGCAGCTGACCAGGCCGGAGACCACTCCCCACAGGCCCTGATCCTCATAATGCAGCACACAGTGAGTCCTCCAGTCTGAAAAACATGCAAAGCCCAAGCATTTGCATCCTGTGTAAATTCAAAACTGTGCCAGATGCTGTTATTAGACCGTTATGTTGAGTCACTCACATATGATACAACCGTAGAACATCCAGGCTCCCATCATCATGAGGGAGAACAGAAAGAGGACGAAATAGTGGTGGTTCCTCGCACCTGGAAGATGACAAATGTGTTGATGAGAGACCATCTTCAACTCACCTTCCTACATCCTTTAATTTAAATACTATATGACAAATTTGAGGATTGTTAATCCTTGGTGGAAGTATGTGCTCTCCAACTACAAAGTCGTTTCACATGATACTGATTTTCTGGCTGTCACAATCTGTCGTACCGATGCAACCATTGGTCCAGACGGAGTGGTGGTCCTGCTTCGCCACACAAGCATCACAGGAGAAGCAGTGGTTCGTTCTCATTGGCTTCTTTGCCTGTGAACAAAGCAGTTTAAAACAACATGGgttgtcattgtgtttgtggaACAGTGCAGTCAAGCATAAAAGTCTTGTGTTTAAAGCTCACCATGCAAGAAGTGCAGAATATTCTGGGGTCCAGACAGCCGGCTTCAGCCAACACCAACACATtctgacaacacaaacaaacaaaacgtcGCTCATTTATGTATAAAACATTAACACGTAAGATAATATTACTTGGTGACTAACTTTTAAGGCAATCCcaccattttcttttcttcttcggTTGCCTTGACGAAGCCTGGGTCGGTCCTGCAGGTGCGGAAGTAGTAGTAAAGCAGAGCAGTGGCATTCAGAGTGAACACTACCTGAACTGTGGCGCTGGGTCCATGTGGGGTTAAAGGTTAAGAAACTCTTCCTTTATGAGCTTGATCAGAATATCAAACATGAGGAAAAAACTGAAGGAGGGAATACTTCAGTGCACTTAAATCCAGCAGTGTTTGCTCAGCGCCCGTATCTCgttattatttcctgtttctcGAATATTGATGCATTAATCTGATACACACATCTTACATTTCCAAGAAtacctttaaaacaaatcccaAAAGGCATACACTTGTCTTAACtcaattaaaatgcaaatatgacTTGAAATATAGCAGGCTAACCAAATGCTCAGTTCCTGAATGccaaaatgtcattaaaatgcaaaaacaagcCCTGAACATCACACATAACTGTCTTGTAACTGCTTTACAGTGCTGTTTCCTTTGAAGAAAGGATATCTGGAAGGAACCAGAGGCACCAGGTGACGAGCATCCAGAAGATTGAGGCCATGAGAGTTGTAGCGGGTAGGAGAGACTGAAAGGCTGGACCTGGGAAGTTCCTGTTTagacacaaacatttcttaTTAGATTACAAACAAGCAGTTTCATACAACATATAGATGGAGCACATGAGCAAAATGTGGGTTGTTCACTCTTTCTACAGTTACATTTAAGCTCTCACCTTGAGGCCACATTAATCACACCTATCACACAGGCAAGCAGGATCCCCTTGAGCAGCCAGGACTCTGAGTTCATATCAACTATGGCGCCTACACTTCCAAGCATGGCAGTGCAGAGCAAAAACTGTAGAAAGACCTGTAAATGCAAATAAGATGGTGTTTCTAGAggttactgtttttttaatgtgtgaccAGATTTTTTATGTCGGTCTTTGTGTGGTCTGAAGTGTCTGTGTACCCTGTATCTGTTGACGATCCGCACGCAGCGCGAGTTGGAGCGAATCCTCTCCTGTTTGACGTGGTTGAGCATGTGGATGAGCAGCGGGCTGTGCACTTGGTGAGCCAAGTCGATGGGCGTGTGACCCTGAAGAAGAAGCATCAATACATCACAAAGACGGGTATGATTATTGATTCaactcaaaatgtaaaatgataacAACTgttcataaatgtttttaaaccattggctgaatttaaaaaattgaGGACATGACAGATTCCCAAAAGTGAAGTCCAAACATCgacatattttcatatttatggGGCCCTTTCAGTCTACCTGAGTCTGTGTTTCACCCCAACTgtcaaaactgtaaaataaaacaaatacttcTGAGATAATTCCAATAATTCCAGGTAtttcaagtaaaagtagaaCAACTAAGAATCCTTATATGCCTTCAACATTCTGCATGGATTCACTGTTGATGCCAGATGGTCAAACAACAGATATGACAGATATAAGTTGGTAACTAGTGGGATGTGTTactcacagtctgacagcagacTGAAACCAACACTATTTGACATCTTGCTTTTGCAGTGTAAGTTTTGTGAAGCTCACATTGATGTTTTCTGCGTCCACGCTGGCCGCGGCCTCCAGCAGGATGTGGGCGGCTTCTACATTTCCTGCCAGCACGGCACAGTGCAGCGGAGTGTTCCTGTTCACTTTGTCCACAGCACTGACAGAGGCATTATTTTTGATTAAGAAGTTTGTGGGTTCAGGTCTGGAACAGAAGAACAACATGTGTGGATTATTTTCTAAAATCATCTCTAGACAGTAATGTGAGGAGGTTGTGAATTGCCTTCAAGCTTGTATTTGATACTTATCAGTCTACAGACTCTACAGACAACTCTGAAAAActatttcttatatttttggCAGTTTGACAGATACACAATAACATTAAAGAAAGCTGTGAGTTTTTTTCACACATCATGCACATCTTTTTTAATGTGCATAGGCTTTTCATAAAGTTTACATACTGCATTTTAAATGCTTACTtttaaaaaacccttttttctaATCAAGGAAAAGAAGAACTTGAAAGATGTATCCCAGCAAAAAAGCAAAGCACCAATATTTGTAAAAGGTGGAGTCAGTcattctggagaaagattgtTGATATTTGAATTCAACAGCCAAACAAATGCATTCCTCCTTTAGTGCTCCTTCAGATGCTCCGCAGGCCAAATTCATGGACACCCATTGCCAAAGCAACAACACTAACAACTGGGCTCGCTGACCAAATGATTAATATGGTGGAATTCAGAGCATCCGCTGGCCGAGAGTTAGTAAGCCTCGATATGTCTTGTTACACAGGCGAAGAAGTGCGAGTCCAAAGGAAAGAAGGTGAGGTCTGccattacaagtaaaatatCTTAATAACAAGT harbors:
- the zdhhc13 gene encoding putative palmitoyltransferase ZDHHC13, producing MDWNEDDGGCHHGHGGHSHSHGPRAAHPFMTGFHGQFGKSPDQTMNLSQQPKKRSHMDDSSSWDIVKATQFGILERCKELVEAGYDVRQPDKENVTMLHWAAINNRLELVKYYISKGAIVDQLGGDLSSTPLHWAIRQGHLPMVIQLMRYGADPTVADGEGYRALHLAILFQHMAIAAYLMAKGQEVDGPDCNGQTPLMLAAQKIIGPEPTNFLIKNNASVSAVDKVNRNTPLHCAVLAGNVEAAHILLEAAASVDAENINGHTPIDLAHQVHSPLLIHMLNHVKQERIRSNSRCVRIVNRYRVFLQFLLCTAMLGSVGAIVDMNSESWLLKGILLACVIGVINVASRNFPGPAFQSLLPATTLMASIFWMLVTWCLWFLPDGPSATVQVVFTLNATALLYYYFRTCRTDPGFVKATEEEKKMNVLVLAEAGCLDPRIFCTSCMAKKPMRTNHCFSCDACVAKQDHHSVWTNGCIGARNHHYFVLFLFSLMMMGAWMFYGCIIYWRTHCVLHYEDQGLWGVVSGLVSCSPWLLSIFLLAFYHTCWSGSVLVIQLYQIAFLGLTTAERTSLTFHQRKLRQSVSLRQNPYNLGVVKNLVSFFQLRCCGLFKPAIIDWTQQFPPGRDQPMFGHTDMV